The following proteins are co-located in the Anomalospiza imberbis isolate Cuckoo-Finch-1a 21T00152 chromosome Z, ASM3175350v1, whole genome shotgun sequence genome:
- the TMEM215 gene encoding transmembrane protein 215 has product MPASRGRTPVGGPPPFAQEGKAARRGGSSRPSSGGHQVEATPPSPCASPAAFGAGRCAYSRLCGAPVGPGEDEDEEAETGQVNPRGSCLPGRCCWKPPGVSTPGLRQDLSPLFPPPAWEGAAGLQAVEPLRPAPGSEGGRARGRRQEAGQLPAPALARPPSAAPPRGSRAAPAAGVLRASLPGKLRKLAGERLSPALRGAPEEGSVPVRTSWMARTLRPDDINPRTGLVVALVSVFLVFGFMFTVSGIKGETLGDIPLLAIGPAICLPGIAAIALTRKTDGCTKCPENMRPCCKEVKDRDVMELLRTPSDLESGKGSCDELTGKAYRKDRRGLRGEDTVFICTASTTAAATAECKSLNKKVEQEEMLKYLESCYPEMPENVFVGDGSPYSALEKKSSSPSRDSTPCPDIEDNIFVAPKDSIIVCSYKDNSPYDRYCCYINPTGVNSDQETIV; this is encoded by the coding sequence ATGCCGGCTTCCCGAGGAAGGACGCCCGTCGGGGGTCCTCCCCCCTTCGCCCAAGAGGGAAAGGCTGCCCGGCGTGGCGGCAGCAGCCGGCCAAGCAGCGGTGGCCATCAGGTAGAGGCAACCCCGCCGAGCCCCTGCGCCAGCCCCGCAGCATTCGGCGCCGGGCGGTGCGCGTACTCACGGCTGTGCGGGGCTCCGGTGGGTCCGGGTGAGGACGAGGACGAGGAGGCGGAGACCGGGCAGGTGAACCCTCGCGGCAGCTGTCTCCCCGGCCGCTGCTGCTGGAAGCCGCCCGGTGTCTCTACCCCCGGCCTTCGGCAGGACTTGAGCCCCCTGTTCCCGCCGCCAGCGTGGGAAGGTGCGGCAGGGCTACAGGCGGTGGAGCCGCTCCGACCGGCTCCGGGGAGCGAGGGAGGGAGGGCGCgagggaggaggcaggaggCAGGACAgctcccggccccggccctggCCCGCCCTCCGTCAGCGGCTCCGCCGAGGGGAAGCCGAGCGGCGCCGGCTGCCGGGGTGCTCCGTGCCTCGCTGCCTGGGAAACTTCGGAAGCTTGCCGGGGAGCGTCTGTCCCCTGCCCTGAGGGGCGCCCCGGAGGAGGGAAGTGTCCCCGTGCGCACCAGCTGGATGGCGCGGACCCTGAGACCCGACGACATCAACCCCCGGACGGGGCTTGTGGTGGCTCTGGTCAGCGTCTTTCTGGTGTTCGGCTTCATGTTCACCGTGTCTGGCATCAAGGGAGAGACCCTGGGAGACATCCCGCTGCTGGCTATCGGGCCGGCCATCTGCCTGCCGGGCATTGCCGCCATTGCCCTCACCAGAAAGACCGACGGCTGCACCAAATGTCCCGAGAACATGCGTCCGTGCTGTAAGGAGGTCAAGGACCGGGATGTCATGGAGCTGCTAAGGACCCCCTCGGACCTGGAGTCTGGCAAGGGAAGTTGTGACGAGCTGACCGGGAAAGCTTACCGCAAGGACAGGAGAGGGCTGAGGGGAGAGGACACCGTGTTCATTTGCACCGCCAGCACCACCGCCGCTGCCACGGCAGAGTGCAAGAGCCTCAACAAAAaggtggagcaggaggagatgcTGAAATACCTGGAGAGCTGTTACCCAGAGATGCCAGAGAATGTGTTCGTGGGAGATGGTTCCCCATACAGTGCCTTGGAGAAGAAgagctcttctcccagcagggacagcactcCTTGCCCTGACATTGAAGACAACATTTTTGTGGCTCCTAAAGATAGTATCATTGTCTGCTCTTACAAGGATAACAGCCCTTATGACAGATACTGTTGTTACATAAACCCCACTGGAGTCAATTCAGaccaggagaccattgtgtgA